The following DNA comes from Halobacteriovorax sp. HLS.
ATAACACCTGGGTTTAATTAAAATACATAGCTAGTATCATCTGAACCGAGTACAGAGACTCGGTCACTACCTAACATATCAATTTCTTTAAAGAGTTGATCTTGAAAGTTTGGCTTAAGATGGCCAAGAAATATAGGTACATCAGCAGGCATCTTCTTTATTTCCTGCTCCATAGTACTAGGAGTATGGTGTTGAGAGTCTATCGCAACTTGCATTAGACTATTTGGAAAGCTCACCTCAGTGAATATTGCTTTTAAGTTTTTCTTAGTCTTGGCCAGTTCCCAGATTCTATCAGTAGGTCCAGTATCTTGAGTAAAAACGATACATGAATTCTTTTTTTCAATTATAAAGCCATGCCCGGGTCCTGGATGATTAACAGCAACAGGAGTTACCTTATAATCACCTATCTCTACTTCCTTTTCAGCTTCCATATCATTAAATCGAAGAGTTGGGTTAGCTGCATTTGGCAGCTTTGTGAAATCCGGCCAAATCTTATCATTGAGTAAGTGAGTCATAATGGTCTCTCTTACCTCTTTTACTGTATGAATTTCAAAGGGCCTCCCCTTTTGTCCAAAACAATTATCCGCCAAGAATGCTAAGTCAGTTATATGATCTAAATGAGAATGTGAAATTAGAATATTATCAATGAGAGTTTGTTCCGCAATTTGAATCCCACTAGCAACACTACCTGCATCAATTAATAGCTTTCCATCAATAAGATAACTAGTCGCTCTAAAACCTGGAGAAACGCCTCCGTGTCCACCTATAATTCTCACTAACATTTTTCTTCCTTAATAAATGTAATGAATATAGTTTAACTCGCTTTCTTCTTAGAATCTAGTCTATTCGGGGCGTACATTTTAGTAGATTTAAACCAGTTTTCGAAAGCTGTTACGACATCTTCACTAAATTGAGTTCCGCTATGGTCAATAATCTCTTGATAAGCAATCATTGGAGGTAGCCCTTTTCGATAAGGTCTAGTACTAATCATTGCGTCAAAAGTATCTGCTACAGAGATTATCATGGCTATGGTTGGGATTTCATCGCCTTTTAGCCCGTACGGATAACCCTTTCCATCGGGTCTTTCATGATGATATCTCATTCCGTCAATAACACGACTGAGACTGTCAACATTCTTTAAAATTTCATACCCTAGGCGTGGGTGATCTCTCATGATCAAAAACTCTTCATCAGTTAAGGCCGCTGACTTTTTAAGAATTTTATCTTCAATGCCAATTTTGCCAATATCATGAAGTACAGCAGACAATTTGAGATCATTCATCTCATCCCAAGTTAGGGACATTTGTTCACCAATTTTCTTTGCAAAATGAGCAACCCTCTTAGTATGTCCACCTGTATAGCTATCTTTCTTTGTAATTGTATCTGCCAAGGCCTCTACAACTTGGATAAATTGCTTATGAAGTTTTTCATAAAGATTCGCATTTTGAATGATTGGTGTTAACTGAACAGCTACAGCTTCAGCAAACTCGACATCTTCTGAGTTGAAATTTCTATTTAATGAATTAATGGCCTGGATGACACCTAATAATTCTCCATTAAAGACAAGAGGAACAACAAGTAATGATCTAGGATTCATAGCTTGTACATGCTCTATCACACGCTTGATTCTGATATCATTATCTTCTTCATCAATTTTTAGCGATGCTTGGAAATGAGCGCTCGAACCAACAAAAGTATTCTCATCAATTTGAACGGTTTCTATTATTTCATCGTGGTTTACAAAATGTGCATAAGAGAGTGTTTTATCATCCTCATCAAATGCATAGATAAGTACATTTTCACATTCAATAAGTTTTTTAATATGACTTTGGGCCTTTTTTCGAATATCTCTAATCGAAAGAGATCCAGACATTAAACGAGATAGCTTAAGCAGCCCTTCAAACCTACTTAACTTATGACCTTTTTCGAGATCATCTAATCCGTCATTAATTTCTTTTTTTATTTTTTGAGATTCATCTGTCACAATAGTCCCTAAGTCGTTAATTAGTAGCTATTATTTATCGACTTTTGAGAAAGGATCTTTAGACTTTCAAATCATTTCCGAGTTATTTGCTCATAGATGTCTTTAGAAGAATCTCCGAGTATTTCACTCAAAAGCTTTGCTAAGTTCTTTGGCGTTTGCTTCTTGTACAAATACTCATTGGCCAGCTCTGTAAGCTTCTTATTACTAATTTTGACTTGTTCTGTCTTATGATGAATAAGTAAAACAATTTCACCAACACTTTTTACTTCAGCACTTTCCCACTCTGAGGCCTTAAATCTATAAACGGTCTCAAACTTTTTGGTAATTTCTCTACATACTGCCACATCCGCGTCTGGCAAAATTGAACTAAGTAGCTTTAATGTCTTCTCAAGCCTGTGCGGGCTTTCAAATGTTACAAATGTTCCAGTCTGAGTTAATAGTGACTCAAAGAATTCTCTTTTCTTGCTATCATCCCTTGCCAAAAATCCGTAAAAAGTAAAAGGTTGAGGAGGTAATCCACTTAACTCTAGAGCTGCCGTAACAGAGCTAACTCCAGGAATAGATTCAATTTCAATTCCAGCATCAATACAAGCTCTTACAAGAGGAAAGGCCGGATCTGAGATAATAGGACTTCCAGCATCTGAGACTAATATATAACTTCTACCACTTTTAATTTTAGTAATATAATAATCAATCTTATCTTTAGAGTGGTCATGAAAAGAATCGACATCTTTATGAGATTGATCAATTTCATAAAGATCAAAAATTTTCCTAAGATTTCGAGTATCTTCGGCAAGAAAAAGTCTCTCATCCTGTAGTGCCTTCAATGCTCTTTGAGTAATATCTGATAAATTTCCTATCGGAAGTGTCACTAATTTCAATGTAGACAATTTTAATCCCCTATTACTTTTACCTAAAGATGACGCGGTGAAATAAATACCGCCTTAATAAAAAAATTCACTACTGCTAGAATAGATTAGATCTAACAAAGATTCAACGAGGAGTCGAAAATATGAGTTTAAAAGCACAAGTACGAACTGATTCATTAGGAAATATTACAGTTCACATGGAAGGTGGTCTAGATTTTGAAAATAGTATGCCTTTTAGAAGAGAGCTTTCTAGTTTAATGACAGAAAATCCACTATCAACGATTACTCTTGATTTAAATAGATTAGACTTTGTAGGATCTTCAGGAATTGGTGTTTTTGTAGAAACGATCAAGATCTTAAATGATAAGAAGAAACAAATCAAAATAGCTAATGTAAAAACAGAATTTATGAAAGTATTTAAGCTATTCGAATTCGACGCAATGGAAACAATGATAATGGAATTTGAAAACGACGATACGGAAAACTTAAACTTAAAGTTTGGTAACCGTCGTAATACCTTTCAAAATTAGAATCTGTAATTAAGAAAATTAAGATATAGAGGGGGTCTTTGACTCCCTTTTCTATTTGCGAATCGATTTAAAGAATTCATCCTAAAACCAAAGTCACTACTAAGTTCAGTCATCTCAATCGTTCTATTGTAAAAGCTCCAAGAGTCATCACTATTTTGGCCACCATTATTGGCCCCTGAGTCTTGGTAAGGAGAAGTACTATCATCTGGATAGTAATTATCAGGTCTTGCCTTAGGTTGCATTGGGGCATCATATCTTCTTTTTTTCATCGAATGGGATACAACAACATAAGTTCCAAAGATAATTCCTGCATATAGTCCTAATGAAGCCCCTTGAGCAATTGCTCGTCCATTTGTACCAAAAGCTAGTGATGCTGTACCTAGTAAAGCTCCACCGACAGTTCCATAAAGGGCCATTGTTCCAAGTGCTTTAACTCTTCCATCCATTTCGGCCTTAGCTTCAAAAGACTGCGCCATAAAGATAAAAGTTGCTAAAGTAAAAATAAGGATAGATTTAATTTTAAATAATTTCATATATATAGAATAACTGCGCTAAAGAACTCTTGTCAATTTAATGAGATGCATGAATTAAAATTAATTTTGAATTTAATGAAAAAATTTGTGATAGATAATTTGCTGACAAGCGCAAACGTAAATTCTGTTTACTTCCAATTCGGCCGGAAGATTTAACTTCTCCAATGACGATACCTCTGTGGTCAATACGTGCTAAATCAATTTGCCCCATCGACCGTCTTCTAAGTAGTAAACTAGATACTAATAATGCTGTGGCGCTCGAGTGAAACTCAATACTCGCCAATTTCTCTGCCTCATTTCCCTTAATGGTCGACACAAAATTCCTTAACGCCTTTAAAAGTTTTTCTATGAATTTCAGTAACGCCAAGTGCAGAGATTGCCTCTTTGTGTTTCTTTGTTGGATAACCAGCATGACTTTCTAATCCATACCCAGGATACTGTACTGAAAGTTTTTCCATCAATTCGTCTCTATATTCCTTAGCAATAATTGAAGCAAGACCAATAAGGACTGATTTAGAATCGCCTTTAATGACAAACTCTTCACAAAACCTTTTATCGTTTATGTTTAAAAGTTTATTTCCATCTATAAGCACTTTTGCACAATCCTTAGAGTTATCATAACAGCGAATAAAGGCCTCACTCATGGCCTTTAATGATGCACGTAAAATATTTATCTCATCAATGACATCATTTGAAATAACTGCTGTTGAATAAACGATGGAAAAATTTTGATTAATTGTAACTTCAACTTTTGAGTTAATTAAAGAATGATCAATTCCCAATTTTTTAAGAATTAGTAATCTCTTTTTTCGATTTAACTTCTTAGAGTCATTCACTCCTAAATCGAGTAAAAACTGAATATTATTCGGTGTAAGCTGATCTCCACGAACAAGAACGCAACTACCAACAACAGGTCCTGCCAAAGGTCCTCTTCCAACTTCATCACATCCTGCAACCATAGAAAAGTTACTATACTCAGTATCAAACATATTCACTCACTTTATAATTTGCAAAAAAAAACCCTCTTATAGAAAGAGGGCTCTTTTTAAAATTAATTTTTGGTAGATTACTTTCTATCGTAATCAATTGCAATTCTTGCAGACTTACCAGATCTTTCTCTAAGATAGTAAAGCTTACTTCTTCTAGATTTACCACGCTGTACAATTTCAATTTTCTCAACATTTGGTGAATGAAAAGGAAAAACTCTTTCAACACCCATTCCAGAAGAAATCTTTCTTACTCTGAAATGACCATTAAGATCTTTTTTACTTTTGATTGCAATGCAAACACCTTGAAAAATCTGAACACGTGACTTCTCACCTTCTTTAATTCTTGCGTGTACAGCTAGTGTATCACCAGTTCTAAAGTCTGGAAAAGTTTCTACTAATGGCGATAAGTGATCTTGTTCTACAATATCAACTAAATTCATGGGGAACTCCCTAATTCAAATGAGCTTTCTAGAGGAATGACGAAAGTGTCACTCTTGGACAAACTCTGTTACATGAACCCATTGGCTGAATATTATAGAGTTATACCCCAAATATTCTATTTTAGCTTTCAGTTCGAAAGTGACAAATTACCTATAGATTGGCAATGAGTCAACACTATTTTTTATCAATAATATCAAATACTTACTTCTGGTTAAAACGGTCTAAATAAATTGCGACAGCACTTCTCACTGAGAGGTGGTTATAACCATCAATATTTGCGCCCAATATTGGATCTAACATAAAATTTGCTTTTTCAAGAATGACTTCATGCAATCCCCAGCCTGTTCCAAAGAGTAGTAGACATGGCCTATCTTCGCTTTCCATTTTCTGCCTCAATTCTTTACTATTTCCATCAAAGCGATCAAAGTTTGCTCCAGTCACAGCAAGTAAAGGACTCTTATTTTCTAGTTCTTGAATCTTCTCCATTGCCTCGTCAACACTATTTACTAGAGTCGCAATTGACAGAGCATTTTGACGATCAGGGTTATAGGCCCCATTCTTATCATCTTCCCAGTGCCCAAGAATTTTCTTAACAAGTCCATGCTGGGCCTCTAGAGGAGTCACAATGAAATACTTCTGCACTCCAAAAGTCTTACAACTTCTTGCGATATCATGAATGTCCAAATTTGTTACCGAAGTTGTAACGGTGTCACCTCTTTTATTTTTAATAGGATGATGAACAAGTCCTAAGTATAAATTTGCCACTATTTTTCCTTATCTATTAATTCAGGTCTCCACTTTTGTGTCATAGCAACCTGTTTTTTATTTTTCCATTCTTGAATTTTTTGATGATCTCCACTCATTAGAACAGCTGGAACATCAAGTCCTTCAAATGAAGAAGGTCTTGTGTACTGAGGGTGCTCTAAAAGATTTTGTTCAAAGCTATCATATTTAGCGCTTTCATTATTTCCCAAAACCCCTTCACTGAAACGAAGAGCAGAATCAAGAATAGACATCACAGCAATTTCTCCACCAGAGAGAACGAAATCACCAATGCAATAAACTTCATCAACATACTTTTCAAGAAACCTCTCATCAATTCCTTCATATCTTCCACAGATAAATACTAAATCAGTGTTCGAATTACTACTGAAGTACCTATTTGAGAATTCTCTACATACCTTATTATTCCAAGTAATTCCTCTTGGGGCCGTAAAAATAACTTTCAACTCGTCTTTAAAATCCTCGGAATATCCACCTTGCTTAACAACACCATCAATAATCGCAGATTTTAAAACGTCTGCTCTCATTACCATACCTGGTCCCCCTCCATACGGAGAACTGTCAACGCCTTTGAAACCTTTAGGAGAAAAGTCAGAAATATTTAGTGTGCAAAGTTCAATTTTGTCACCACGAAGGCCTTGAAACATTTGACCAACAACTCCAACTTCTCTGAATTGATCAAAGAAATTTGGAAACATTGTAAGAATCCAGATTCTCTTGGACATTACTTCCCACCTTCAACATAAGTTGGAGGTGTTACTGTTATATAGCCATCTTCAATATTAATTTCTGGAAAGAATTGATCTATTAATGGGAGCTCTATGACTTCCTTGCCTGGTGATTTAATGACAAGTATTGTTTGTGCAGTATTGTCGTAAAAATCTTTAACTTTCCCAAGAACTTCTCCACTATTATGA
Coding sequences within:
- a CDS encoding HD-GYP domain-containing protein, translated to MTDESQKIKKEINDGLDDLEKGHKLSRFEGLLKLSRLMSGSLSIRDIRKKAQSHIKKLIECENVLIYAFDEDDKTLSYAHFVNHDEIIETVQIDENTFVGSSAHFQASLKIDEEDNDIRIKRVIEHVQAMNPRSLLVVPLVFNGELLGVIQAINSLNRNFNSEDVEFAEAVAVQLTPIIQNANLYEKLHKQFIQVVEALADTITKKDSYTGGHTKRVAHFAKKIGEQMSLTWDEMNDLKLSAVLHDIGKIGIEDKILKKSAALTDEEFLIMRDHPRLGYEILKNVDSLSRVIDGMRYHHERPDGKGYPYGLKGDEIPTIAMIISVADTFDAMISTRPYRKGLPPMIAYQEIIDHSGTQFSEDVVTAFENWFKSTKMYAPNRLDSKKKAS
- the rsmI gene encoding 16S rRNA (cytidine(1402)-2'-O)-methyltransferase, with translation MSTLKLVTLPIGNLSDITQRALKALQDERLFLAEDTRNLRKIFDLYEIDQSHKDVDSFHDHSKDKIDYYITKIKSGRSYILVSDAGSPIISDPAFPLVRACIDAGIEIESIPGVSSVTAALELSGLPPQPFTFYGFLARDDSKKREFFESLLTQTGTFVTFESPHRLEKTLKLLSSILPDADVAVCREITKKFETVYRFKASEWESAEVKSVGEIVLLIHHKTEQVKISNKKLTELANEYLYKKQTPKNLAKLLSEILGDSSKDIYEQITRK
- the trmD gene encoding tRNA (guanosine(37)-N1)-methyltransferase TrmD — protein: MSKRIWILTMFPNFFDQFREVGVVGQMFQGLRGDKIELCTLNISDFSPKGFKGVDSSPYGGGPGMVMRADVLKSAIIDGVVKQGGYSEDFKDELKVIFTAPRGITWNNKVCREFSNRYFSSNSNTDLVFICGRYEGIDERFLEKYVDEVYCIGDFVLSGGEIAVMSILDSALRFSEGVLGNNESAKYDSFEQNLLEHPQYTRPSSFEGLDVPAVLMSGDHQKIQEWKNKKQVAMTQKWRPELIDKEK
- a CDS encoding STAS domain-containing protein, with the protein product MSLKAQVRTDSLGNITVHMEGGLDFENSMPFRRELSSLMTENPLSTITLDLNRLDFVGSSGIGVFVETIKILNDKKKQIKIANVKTEFMKVFKLFEFDAMETMIMEFENDDTENLNLKFGNRRNTFQN
- the rplS gene encoding 50S ribosomal protein L19 → MNLVDIVEQDHLSPLVETFPDFRTGDTLAVHARIKEGEKSRVQIFQGVCIAIKSKKDLNGHFRVRKISSGMGVERVFPFHSPNVEKIEIVQRGKSRRSKLYYLRERSGKSARIAIDYDRK
- a CDS encoding phage holin family protein — its product is MKLFKIKSILIFTLATFIFMAQSFEAKAEMDGRVKALGTMALYGTVGGALLGTASLAFGTNGRAIAQGASLGLYAGIIFGTYVVVSHSMKKRRYDAPMQPKARPDNYYPDDSTSPYQDSGANNGGQNSDDSWSFYNRTIEMTELSSDFGFRMNSLNRFANRKGSQRPPLYLNFLNYRF
- a CDS encoding ribonuclease HII → MFDTEYSNFSMVAGCDEVGRGPLAGPVVGSCVLVRGDQLTPNNIQFLLDLGVNDSKKLNRKKRLLILKKLGIDHSLINSKVEVTINQNFSIVYSTAVISNDVIDEINILRASLKAMSEAFIRCYDNSKDCAKVLIDGNKLLNINDKRFCEEFVIKGDSKSVLIGLASIIAKEYRDELMEKLSVQYPGYGLESHAGYPTKKHKEAISALGVTEIHRKTFKGVKEFCVDH
- a CDS encoding RNA methyltransferase gives rise to the protein MANLYLGLVHHPIKNKRGDTVTTSVTNLDIHDIARSCKTFGVQKYFIVTPLEAQHGLVKKILGHWEDDKNGAYNPDRQNALSIATLVNSVDEAMEKIQELENKSPLLAVTGANFDRFDGNSKELRQKMESEDRPCLLLFGTGWGLHEVILEKANFMLDPILGANIDGYNHLSVRSAVAIYLDRFNQK
- a CDS encoding MBL fold metallo-hydrolase — encoded protein: MLVRIIGGHGGVSPGFRATSYLIDGKLLIDAGSVASGIQIAEQTLIDNILISHSHLDHITDLAFLADNCFGQKGRPFEIHTVKEVRETIMTHLLNDKIWPDFTKLPNAANPTLRFNDMEAEKEVEIGDYKVTPVAVNHPGPGHGFIIEKKNSCIVFTQDTGPTDRIWELAKTKKNLKAIFTEVSFPNSLMQVAIDSQHHTPSTMEQEIKKMPADVPIFLGHLKPNFQDQLFKEIDMLGSDRVSVLGSDDTSYVF